In Sideroxyarcus emersonii, one DNA window encodes the following:
- a CDS encoding YIP1 family protein has translation MAQLHLPRMSHFLGWETLTHSHISVLKLFFLYALPLSVLPPVMIHYAGVTYGQHAGMVLNERQLQTIGFVFFIAELAMTFLVAYVIQRLGEVVSIKPSFEDAYKLAVVVPTPLWIAPLFLFIPSVIVNVTAGAAAMVLSGMLIFFSLPSILKVEEEGHAMLLSGSILAAGMVAWAAMMYLTLLTWSFVTSNLLLMH, from the coding sequence ATGGCGCAACTCCATTTACCTCGCATGTCCCACTTCCTCGGATGGGAAACCTTGACCCACAGTCATATCTCGGTCTTGAAACTGTTCTTCCTGTATGCATTGCCGCTCTCCGTGCTGCCGCCGGTCATGATCCATTACGCCGGCGTCACCTACGGCCAGCATGCAGGGATGGTGCTGAACGAGAGGCAACTGCAGACCATCGGTTTCGTGTTCTTCATTGCCGAACTGGCGATGACCTTCCTGGTTGCCTACGTCATCCAGCGCCTGGGCGAAGTGGTGAGCATCAAACCCTCCTTTGAGGATGCCTACAAACTCGCAGTAGTGGTGCCGACACCGTTATGGATCGCGCCGTTATTCCTGTTCATCCCCAGCGTGATCGTCAATGTCACCGCAGGCGCAGCGGCGATGGTCCTTTCCGGCATGCTGATCTTCTTCAGCCTGCCATCCATCCTCAAGGTCGAGGAAGAAGGCCATGCCATGCTGCTGTCCGGCTCCATCCTGGCAGCCGGCATGGTGGCATGGGCTGCGATGATGTATCTCACGCTGCTCACCTGGAGCTTTGTCACTTCCAACCTGCTGCTGATGCACTGA
- a CDS encoding methyl-accepting chemotaxis protein yields MNLRFENFQLKYKFALYCLAALLIAELSFALLVQLLEVQSSWAILVTGVATALVAALIFYWLIARQLVSLRDIAEQLARLGKGDITARVVWQEARKEAVQDEAALLQRVDQLAKTFSAYFQGGFSLHPEAMQTVGKTQVPALKNEQTILNMNFSQVDRLFAETKGVATIFARRGEDFVRIATCLKMQNGTRVVGTMLDSTRPAYGSLLKGQAFTGRARLFGTDYMTQYNPVKGRSGEVIGALFVGLEIARAALAGNEIAALAQGVNSVAEEFGSFVNAIVKAAEAVADASSELAANSAKAAHNSEQQSEAASSTAAAVEEVTVSITLVAERAQETESASAGASDLSEDAQRLIQEASSKIARIADSVNDLSQAIVTLKDHSTEIGGIVQVIKDIADQTNLLALNAAIEAARAGEQGRGFAVVADEVRKLSERTGQATLRIAEMIDSIKQEISAATQGMSASRGYVDEGVVQVKSVHDALNRIKDGSHQIVSMIGEISAATREQSMASTEITHNVEKIAQMTEGNSSVIAEVSSSAAHLEHMSSTLQNMAHRFRL; encoded by the coding sequence ATGAATCTGCGCTTTGAAAATTTCCAGCTCAAATACAAGTTCGCGCTTTATTGCCTTGCAGCCTTGCTCATCGCCGAGCTTTCCTTTGCGCTGCTGGTACAGCTTCTTGAAGTGCAATCTTCCTGGGCGATATTGGTGACCGGGGTGGCAACGGCGCTGGTCGCAGCGCTGATCTTCTATTGGTTGATCGCGCGCCAGCTCGTTAGCCTGAGGGACATCGCAGAACAATTGGCCAGGCTGGGCAAGGGAGACATCACGGCCCGGGTCGTATGGCAGGAAGCCCGCAAAGAGGCGGTGCAGGACGAGGCTGCGTTGCTGCAGCGGGTTGACCAGTTGGCCAAGACCTTCTCCGCTTATTTCCAGGGCGGCTTCTCGTTGCATCCCGAAGCCATGCAGACGGTGGGAAAGACCCAGGTGCCGGCGCTGAAGAACGAGCAGACGATACTCAACATGAACTTCAGCCAGGTGGATCGTTTGTTCGCCGAGACGAAAGGCGTGGCGACAATCTTTGCTCGACGCGGCGAAGACTTCGTCCGGATTGCCACTTGCCTGAAGATGCAGAACGGCACGCGTGTGGTCGGCACGATGCTCGACAGTACCCGCCCTGCTTATGGCAGTTTGCTCAAGGGACAGGCCTTCACTGGCCGCGCCAGACTGTTCGGCACCGACTACATGACCCAGTACAACCCGGTGAAGGGACGCTCCGGCGAGGTCATCGGTGCCTTGTTCGTGGGGCTGGAGATCGCACGCGCAGCCCTTGCCGGGAATGAGATCGCTGCGCTGGCACAGGGCGTCAACAGTGTGGCGGAAGAATTCGGCAGTTTCGTCAATGCCATCGTCAAGGCTGCCGAGGCGGTGGCCGATGCCTCCAGCGAACTGGCGGCCAACTCGGCCAAGGCTGCGCACAACTCGGAGCAGCAAAGCGAGGCTGCTTCCTCGACAGCGGCGGCCGTGGAAGAAGTCACCGTCAGCATCACCCTGGTTGCCGAACGCGCGCAGGAAACCGAGAGCGCCTCGGCTGGCGCCAGCGACCTGTCGGAAGATGCACAGCGACTGATACAGGAAGCCTCCAGCAAGATCGCCCGCATCGCCGACTCCGTGAATGACCTGTCACAGGCAATCGTCACCCTCAAGGATCATTCGACCGAGATCGGCGGCATCGTGCAGGTGATCAAGGACATCGCCGATCAAACCAACCTGCTGGCCCTGAACGCCGCCATCGAAGCGGCGCGCGCCGGCGAACAGGGGCGTGGCTTTGCCGTGGTGGCGGACGAAGTGCGCAAGTTGTCGGAACGGACAGGACAGGCGACGCTTCGGATCGCCGAGATGATCGACTCGATCAAGCAGGAGATCTCGGCTGCCACGCAAGGCATGTCTGCCAGCAGAGGCTATGTCGACGAGGGGGTGGTGCAGGTCAAGAGCGTGCATGACGCCCTGAACAGGATCAAGGACGGTTCCCACCAGATCGTGTCGATGATCGGGGAGATCAGCGCTGCTACCAGGGAACAAAGCATGGCCAGCACCGAGATCACGCATAACGTGGAAAAGATCGCCCAGATGACGGAGGGCAACAGTTCGGTGATTGCGGAGGTGTCGAGTTCGGCCGCCCATCTCGAGCACATGTCCTCGACCTTGCAGAACATGGCACATCGATTCAGGCTGTAG
- a CDS encoding SPFH domain-containing protein, with protein sequence MEIALFILVAAIIFIVKALKVVPQQHAWVVERLGRFHAVLSPGLNIVIPFIDSVAYKHLLKEVPLDVPSQICITKDNTQLQVDGILYFQVTDPRLASYGTSNYIMAITQLAQTTLRSVIGKMELDKTFEERDDINRAVVAALDEAATSWGVKVLRYEIKDLTPPKEILHAMQAQITAEREKRALIAASEGRKQEQINIATGEREAFIQRSEGEKQAAINTAQGQAEAIKAVAAATAQAIQQVAQAIQLPGGMDAVNLKVAEKYVEAFGNVAKEGNTLILPGNLADMGTMVATAMSIVKAQK encoded by the coding sequence ATGGAAATCGCCCTGTTCATACTGGTTGCAGCCATCATCTTCATCGTCAAGGCGCTCAAGGTCGTGCCCCAGCAGCACGCCTGGGTGGTGGAACGCCTGGGGCGCTTCCATGCGGTGCTGTCCCCCGGCCTGAACATCGTCATCCCGTTCATCGACAGCGTCGCCTACAAACACCTGCTCAAGGAAGTCCCGCTCGATGTACCCAGCCAGATCTGCATCACCAAGGACAATACCCAGTTGCAGGTCGACGGCATCCTGTATTTCCAGGTGACCGATCCCCGGCTGGCCTCCTACGGCACCAGCAACTACATCATGGCGATCACACAGCTGGCGCAGACCACCTTGCGTTCGGTGATCGGCAAGATGGAGCTGGACAAGACCTTTGAAGAACGCGACGACATCAATCGCGCCGTGGTGGCCGCGCTGGACGAGGCAGCCACCAGCTGGGGCGTCAAGGTGCTGCGCTACGAGATCAAGGACCTGACGCCGCCGAAAGAAATCCTGCATGCCATGCAGGCGCAGATCACCGCCGAGCGCGAGAAGCGCGCACTGATCGCCGCCTCGGAAGGGCGCAAGCAAGAACAGATCAACATCGCCACCGGCGAACGCGAAGCCTTCATCCAGCGTTCAGAAGGCGAGAAACAGGCGGCGATCAACACTGCACAGGGCCAGGCTGAAGCCATCAAGGCCGTCGCTGCGGCCACCGCACAGGCGATCCAGCAAGTCGCACAGGCCATCCAGTTACCGGGGGGCATGGATGCGGTCAACCTCAAGGTCGCGGAAAAATACGTCGAAGCCTTCGGTAACGTCGCCAAGGAAGGCAACACCCTCATCCTGCCCGGCAATCTGGCGGACATGGGGACGATGGTGGCGACTGCGATGAGTATCGTGAAGGCGCAGAAATAG
- a CDS encoding NfeD family protein, which translates to MEIYAYWFLLALILIGLEMATGTFYLLMIAIAMAAGGLAALLGAGISWQLVLCALMVVAGTVVLRRWKSGRPRETTDAGLDIGQPVKVLKWNDDGTARVHYRGAEWDAETESVEAPHDGLFYIKAVRGSSLVLTHRKPQQH; encoded by the coding sequence ATGGAAATATATGCTTACTGGTTCTTGTTGGCGTTGATACTGATCGGCCTGGAGATGGCAACAGGCACCTTTTACCTGTTGATGATCGCCATCGCGATGGCCGCGGGTGGATTGGCGGCCTTGCTCGGTGCCGGCATCAGCTGGCAGCTGGTGCTGTGTGCGTTGATGGTGGTCGCGGGCACCGTCGTTTTGCGGCGCTGGAAAAGCGGCCGGCCCAGGGAAACGACCGATGCCGGCCTCGATATCGGCCAGCCGGTGAAGGTGCTCAAATGGAACGACGACGGGACGGCGCGCGTGCACTATCGCGGCGCCGAGTGGGACGCGGAAACCGAATCGGTCGAAGCGCCGCACGACGGCCTGTTCTACATCAAGGCGGTGCGGGGCTCCAGCCTGGTCCTGACGCATCGCAAACCGCAGCAACATTAA
- a CDS encoding ABC transporter ATP-binding protein, translated as MLRVENLHAGYGASEVLSGASFEVRTGSVVALIGANGAGKTTAMRVLSGMLKPSKGKVLLDGKEVQHLGASRISRLGLAHSPEGRKIFAPLSVEDNLLLGAYTRLPKVFGFASKAGADLEKVYALFPRLHERRKQAAGTLSGGEQQMLAIGRALMANPKIILLDEPSMGLAPVIVQEVFVIINKLKEAGITMLLVEQFAKSALEVADYAYVLEHGRIAVEGTPEELAKNERVLAAYLG; from the coding sequence ATGCTGCGCGTCGAAAACCTGCATGCCGGCTATGGCGCCAGCGAAGTGCTGAGCGGCGCCAGTTTCGAGGTGAGGACGGGTTCCGTGGTCGCGCTGATCGGCGCGAACGGCGCCGGCAAGACCACGGCCATGCGCGTGCTGTCCGGCATGCTGAAACCGAGCAAGGGCAAGGTGCTGCTGGATGGCAAGGAAGTGCAGCATCTGGGCGCCTCCCGGATCTCGCGCCTCGGTCTGGCGCACTCGCCGGAAGGGCGCAAGATATTCGCGCCGCTCTCGGTCGAGGACAACCTGCTGCTCGGCGCGTATACCCGCCTGCCCAAGGTATTCGGCTTCGCATCCAAAGCCGGTGCGGACCTGGAAAAAGTCTATGCGCTCTTCCCGCGCCTGCACGAAAGACGCAAGCAGGCGGCTGGCACACTGTCCGGCGGCGAGCAGCAGATGCTGGCCATCGGGCGCGCGCTGATGGCCAACCCCAAGATCATCCTGCTGGACGAACCTTCCATGGGCCTCGCACCGGTCATCGTGCAGGAAGTCTTCGTCATCATCAACAAGCTGAAGGAGGCCGGCATCACCATGTTGCTGGTCGAGCAGTTTGCCAAGAGCGCGCTGGAGGTGGCCGACTATGCCTACGTGCTGGAGCACGGCCGCATCGCCGTCGAGGGCACACCGGAAGAACTGGCCAAGAACGAGCGCGTACTGGCGGCTTATCTGGGTTGA
- a CDS encoding branched-chain amino acid ABC transporter permease — MDVVLQMGVSGALMGLVYALIAYGFQLTFATSKSINFGQGELVMLSAFISLTLLNLGLPYWLMVPAGLLCGVLLGLVVERLAVRLALEQKSEGWILMTIILGLFGFSAAENIWGRDDHPFPTPISSDPMHFFGISVTPVELSVAIGVLSVMGLIELFKRKTLWGKAFEAVSADRDAAELMGISAKRTIMLSYGLSGMVAAMAGILVSPITTVGPTMASALILKAFSVAVVAGLDSGFGVVLIGLFLGALESLASFYIGSGWREAPGLILLILALAMKPNGVFGKASIRKV, encoded by the coding sequence ATGGATGTAGTCCTCCAAATGGGGGTAAGCGGGGCCCTGATGGGCCTCGTTTACGCTCTGATCGCCTATGGCTTTCAACTCACGTTTGCCACCAGCAAAAGCATCAACTTCGGCCAGGGCGAGCTGGTCATGCTCTCGGCCTTCATCAGCCTGACCTTGCTCAACCTTGGGCTGCCTTACTGGCTGATGGTCCCCGCCGGCCTGCTGTGCGGAGTCCTGCTCGGTCTGGTGGTGGAACGCCTGGCCGTGCGTCTAGCACTCGAACAGAAGAGCGAAGGCTGGATATTGATGACCATCATCCTCGGCCTGTTCGGGTTTTCCGCGGCCGAGAACATCTGGGGCAGGGACGATCATCCCTTCCCGACGCCGATTTCTTCCGACCCCATGCATTTCTTCGGTATCAGCGTCACGCCGGTCGAACTGTCGGTCGCGATCGGAGTGCTGTCGGTGATGGGCCTGATCGAACTGTTCAAACGCAAGACCCTGTGGGGCAAGGCGTTCGAGGCGGTCTCCGCCGATCGCGATGCGGCCGAACTGATGGGCATCTCGGCGAAGCGAACCATCATGCTCTCATACGGATTGTCCGGCATGGTCGCCGCGATGGCCGGCATCCTGGTTTCCCCCATCACCACTGTCGGCCCGACCATGGCGTCGGCGCTCATCCTGAAAGCGTTCTCCGTGGCCGTGGTGGCCGGGCTCGATTCCGGCTTCGGCGTGGTGCTGATCGGCCTGTTCCTGGGAGCGCTGGAAAGCCTGGCAAGTTTCTATATCGGCAGCGGCTGGCGCGAAGCACCCGGCCTGATCCTGCTCATTTTGGCTCTGGCCATGAAACCCAACGGGGTGTTTGGCAAGGCCAGCATAAGGAAAGTATAA